In Candidatus Binataceae bacterium, the following proteins share a genomic window:
- a CDS encoding thaumatin family protein, whose amino-acid sequence MSRIARAIVIAAIASVLLFTARARAATPTATPTAMPTAHTVNFINNCSQPIWIAANGNVDLTPPVSQISSWELAPKCGTNFTCPAGSTCLDGACSCTQTNQSDPLCNGGLCLPSGVCATSVAAAIPLTYSGRVWGRTGCNSNAMSCVTGDCGATDCFGAGANNATLWEATLAGTNAGSFPGTLDNYDVSLVSGYNVPINVSAEGPTDAPGWNAGATYTNGQAGSPQSVIVAPAGTNTWLFNDVGPSPTATSGATVPPFSTVLRGTADDPNTAGAGIVWSTTSSTCQTGSCTTDLLRTCPPLLRVDNSSQSCTANNQNDPNCAGGPCDSNGTCVIACTVPVNYCALNPSATICTAQNNSFYACLNQTSTEVDPFGHQINLESANSGNAVCFSSADCQPGTTCLMTPTFTPASNVTWPAGAGLCIPGNGAITQNGGCTSSAMDGQACPSANFTFPFPAYTCATLTNASSAGAQASTCLPPINNQAVTGPAAFGALVWNADNFTPINPSQSCTADSDCGTGNYCLEAAVRKFPTTGTVMAQAVNECAGASDTCVCNSVNNCTSSATCTGNTQCQDSAGKACGASETCICQTPAVYTGVCGPTNVNWTAAINQISVGGNNYLSIFKSSCPTAYSFQFDDQASDWTCNSTSDQVVNYNVTFCGVGGKGAQAQVIAEPTLR is encoded by the coding sequence TCATTAACAACTGCAGTCAGCCGATCTGGATCGCGGCCAACGGCAACGTCGATCTGACGCCGCCCGTCAGCCAGATCTCGAGCTGGGAGCTGGCGCCCAAGTGCGGCACCAATTTCACCTGCCCCGCTGGATCGACCTGCCTCGACGGCGCCTGCAGTTGCACCCAGACCAACCAGAGCGATCCGCTCTGCAACGGTGGACTCTGCCTGCCAAGCGGCGTGTGTGCGACCAGCGTCGCAGCAGCGATCCCGCTGACCTACTCGGGCCGTGTCTGGGGACGTACCGGATGCAATTCGAATGCGATGAGCTGTGTCACGGGAGATTGTGGCGCCACCGATTGCTTCGGTGCGGGCGCGAATAACGCAACGCTCTGGGAAGCGACTCTGGCCGGCACCAATGCCGGGAGTTTTCCCGGTACGCTCGATAACTACGATGTGAGCCTGGTGAGCGGCTACAACGTTCCGATCAACGTCAGCGCCGAAGGACCGACCGACGCGCCGGGATGGAATGCCGGCGCGACTTATACCAATGGTCAGGCCGGTTCACCGCAATCAGTTATCGTCGCGCCGGCCGGCACCAACACCTGGCTCTTCAATGATGTCGGCCCGTCGCCCACCGCGACGTCGGGCGCCACCGTGCCGCCGTTCTCAACGGTATTGCGGGGGACCGCCGACGATCCGAATACTGCTGGCGCGGGAATCGTCTGGAGCACGACCAGCTCGACTTGCCAAACCGGGAGCTGCACAACAGACCTGCTCAGGACCTGTCCGCCATTACTGCGAGTCGACAATTCGAGTCAGTCTTGCACCGCGAACAATCAGAACGATCCGAACTGCGCTGGCGGTCCGTGCGATTCCAACGGCACCTGCGTCATCGCCTGCACGGTGCCGGTCAACTATTGCGCGCTCAATCCCAGCGCGACGATCTGCACGGCGCAGAACAATTCTTTCTATGCCTGCCTGAATCAAACCTCGACAGAGGTGGATCCATTCGGCCATCAGATCAATCTCGAGTCCGCAAATTCGGGCAACGCCGTATGCTTCAGCTCCGCGGATTGTCAGCCCGGCACCACCTGCCTGATGACTCCGACCTTCACTCCGGCGAGCAACGTCACGTGGCCGGCGGGTGCCGGATTATGCATCCCGGGCAACGGTGCGATCACGCAGAATGGCGGATGCACCTCGAGCGCGATGGACGGACAAGCTTGTCCCTCGGCCAACTTCACTTTCCCATTCCCCGCCTATACTTGCGCGACTCTGACCAATGCCAGTTCCGCTGGCGCACAGGCTTCGACTTGTCTTCCGCCGATTAACAATCAGGCGGTGACCGGACCGGCCGCGTTCGGCGCGCTGGTGTGGAACGCAGACAACTTCACTCCCATCAATCCATCGCAATCATGCACCGCGGACAGCGATTGCGGCACGGGCAATTATTGCCTCGAGGCGGCCGTACGGAAATTTCCTACGACCGGCACCGTCATGGCGCAGGCGGTCAACGAATGCGCCGGCGCGAGCGACACATGCGTCTGCAACTCGGTCAACAATTGCACGTCGAGCGCGACGTGCACCGGCAACACGCAATGCCAGGATTCCGCCGGCAAAGCCTGCGGCGCGAGCGAGACGTGTATCTGTCAGACCCCGGCCGTTTACACCGGCGTATGCGGTCCGACCAACGTCAACTGGACGGCGGCGATCAATCAAATCTCGGTGGGCGGCAATAACTATTTGTCAATCTTCAAGAGCTCATGCCCGACCGCTTACTCCTTCCAGTTCGACGACCAGGCGAGCGACTGGACTTGCAACAGCACCTCCGATCAGGTGGTCAACTACAACGTCACATTCTGTGGCGTCGGCGGTAAGGGAGCTCAAGCCCAAGTCATAGCGGAACCGACACTTCGTTAG
- a CDS encoding alcohol dehydrogenase, translated as MKVIRVQNAGGRFEMVDAPIPAPPPGSVRVRVEACGVCHSDSITKEGAFPGIAYPRSPGHEIAGVIDALGDNADPWQVGERVGVGWFGGNCGKCESCRRGDFITCDFGQIPGISYDGGYAEFMIAPVSALARIPAALKPEDAGPLMCAGITTFNALRHSGAGPGDLVAVQGIGGLGHLGVQFANKFGFHTVAIGRGADKKDLAVKLGAHEYIDSATQDVAKTLAGLGGARVILATAPDSKAMGTLVDGLGPAGNLVIVGASSEPFGVAPLQLILKRRTITGWPSGTAKDSEDALNFAALTGVRPMIEVFPLARASEGYDHMMSGKVRFRSVLKV; from the coding sequence ATGAAAGTCATCCGTGTGCAGAACGCTGGTGGACGGTTCGAGATGGTCGATGCTCCCATTCCCGCGCCGCCGCCCGGCAGTGTGAGAGTTCGCGTCGAAGCCTGCGGCGTGTGTCACAGCGACAGCATCACCAAGGAGGGCGCCTTCCCTGGCATCGCGTATCCGCGCTCGCCCGGTCATGAAATCGCGGGCGTGATCGACGCCCTGGGCGACAACGCCGATCCATGGCAGGTTGGCGAGCGCGTCGGTGTCGGCTGGTTCGGCGGCAATTGCGGCAAGTGCGAATCGTGTCGCCGTGGTGATTTCATCACCTGCGACTTCGGCCAGATTCCGGGTATCAGTTACGACGGTGGATACGCCGAGTTCATGATTGCCCCGGTATCAGCACTCGCGCGAATCCCCGCGGCGCTCAAACCCGAGGATGCTGGCCCGCTGATGTGCGCCGGAATCACCACGTTTAACGCGCTACGGCACAGCGGCGCCGGACCCGGCGACCTCGTGGCCGTGCAGGGAATCGGCGGCCTCGGGCATCTCGGTGTGCAGTTCGCGAACAAGTTCGGCTTCCATACCGTGGCGATCGGCCGCGGTGCAGACAAGAAGGATCTCGCGGTGAAGCTCGGCGCCCACGAATATATCGACAGCGCCACGCAGGACGTTGCCAAAACACTCGCGGGTCTCGGCGGTGCCCGCGTGATCCTCGCGACCGCACCTGACAGCAAGGCGATGGGCACGCTCGTCGACGGGCTGGGCCCGGCCGGCAACCTCGTAATCGTCGGCGCCAGCTCCGAACCATTTGGCGTCGCGCCGCTTCAGCTCATCTTGAAGCGCCGGACGATCACGGGCTGGCCCTCGGGAACGGCCAAGGACTCGGAAGATGCGCTCAACTTCGCTGCGCTCACGGGAGTGCGCCCGATGATCGAAGTGTTCCCGCTCGCGCGCGCATCGGAGGGTTACGACCACATGATGTCCGGCAAAGTCCGCTTCCGCTCCGTGCTCAAAGTCTGA
- a CDS encoding metalloregulator ArsR/SmtB family transcription factor codes for MPREAEAAGIGPAGEETLDRVFFALSDPVRRALLERLDGGPLLVSELAAPFEISLQAVSRHIQVLVRAGLIQQERTGRISRCSLDAGPVYSAAVWINRYSKYWQQQFDTLAAALEEIDERRGRHQRPPGKGRAQPRSSGIRKRKSKP; via the coding sequence GTGCCGAGAGAAGCCGAAGCTGCCGGAATCGGACCCGCGGGCGAGGAAACGCTCGACCGCGTATTCTTCGCCCTCTCGGATCCGGTGCGGCGCGCGCTATTGGAGCGGCTTGATGGCGGACCGCTGCTGGTCTCCGAGCTGGCCGCGCCATTCGAAATCTCGTTGCAAGCAGTCTCGCGTCACATCCAGGTCCTGGTGCGCGCCGGGCTAATCCAGCAGGAACGCACCGGGCGTATCAGCCGATGCAGCCTCGACGCCGGCCCTGTCTATTCCGCCGCAGTCTGGATCAACCGCTATAGCAAGTATTGGCAGCAGCAGTTCGACACACTGGCTGCCGCGCTCGAGGAAATCGACGAGCGCCGTGGGCGCCACCAACGGCCGCCTGGCAAGGGCCGCGCGCAGCCGCGCAGCAGCGGAATACGCAAGCGAAAGAGCAAACCTTGA
- a CDS encoding DUF899 domain-containing protein translates to MPNHTVVSQDQWLEARKQLLAKEKEFTHLRDELSRERRALPWVRVDKQYVFDTPDGRQTLADLFAGRHQLIVQHFMFGPSSTAGCKSCSFWADGFNGFAVHLEQRDLTFVAVSAAPLEKLAAFKKRMGWNFKWVSSHECDFNRDYQVSETTEEKGKGQSYYNYTIGKPFGGERPGISIFYRDDDGTIYHTYSSYSRGLDMMNAAYHYLDLTPKGRDEDNLQFTMSWVRLHDEYGK, encoded by the coding sequence ATGCCAAACCACACTGTCGTTTCACAAGACCAATGGCTCGAGGCCCGCAAGCAATTGCTGGCCAAGGAAAAGGAGTTCACTCATTTGCGCGACGAGCTCAGTCGAGAGCGCCGCGCTCTGCCGTGGGTTCGGGTCGATAAGCAGTATGTTTTTGACACGCCGGATGGTAGACAAACGCTCGCCGATCTATTCGCCGGCCGTCATCAACTGATCGTTCAGCATTTCATGTTTGGTCCGAGCTCGACTGCAGGATGCAAAAGTTGCTCGTTCTGGGCAGATGGCTTCAACGGGTTCGCGGTGCACCTGGAGCAACGCGATCTGACTTTCGTCGCAGTCTCCGCCGCGCCGCTGGAGAAGCTCGCCGCCTTCAAAAAACGCATGGGATGGAACTTCAAGTGGGTATCTTCCCACGAATGCGATTTCAATCGCGACTACCAGGTGAGCGAGACGACCGAAGAAAAGGGCAAAGGCCAGTCATACTATAACTATACAATCGGAAAACCGTTCGGTGGTGAGCGCCCCGGCATCAGTATCTTCTATCGCGATGACGACGGCACCATCTACCATACCTATTCGAGCTATTCGCGCGGACTGGATATGATGAACGCTGCGTACCACTACCTGGATCTCACGCCGAAAGGACGCGACGAAGACAACCTGCAGTTCACGATGTCGTGGGTGCGGCTTCACGACGAATACGGGAAATAG
- a CDS encoding DUF899 family protein — translation MNYKDTNAKLTDYRRRITELRQQMRETQASVEPEAVKDYEFAAARGSVKLSELFGSKRDLIMVHSMGVKCAYCTLWADGYNGIYEHIAQRAAFAISSPDAPEVQRSFAESRGWRFPIVSHKGTSFAADMGYQSEDGRYIPGISVFRKERGQIVRVSDARSEPGDDFCTLWHLFDLMPDGATGFSPKFNY, via the coding sequence ATGAATTACAAAGACACTAATGCGAAGCTTACAGACTATCGGCGTCGCATCACCGAGCTGCGTCAGCAGATGCGCGAGACGCAGGCCTCGGTAGAGCCCGAGGCGGTAAAAGACTACGAGTTTGCGGCGGCGCGCGGGTCCGTCAAGTTATCCGAGCTGTTCGGTTCGAAACGGGATCTGATCATGGTGCATAGCATGGGTGTGAAGTGTGCCTATTGCACGTTGTGGGCCGACGGCTACAACGGCATCTACGAACATATCGCGCAGCGCGCCGCGTTCGCGATCTCCAGCCCGGACGCACCTGAAGTTCAACGATCGTTCGCGGAGAGCCGGGGCTGGCGTTTTCCGATAGTCAGTCACAAGGGAACCAGTTTCGCCGCCGACATGGGTTATCAATCGGAAGACGGCCGATATATCCCGGGGATTTCAGTGTTCAGAAAGGAGCGCGGTCAAATCGTGCGGGTGTCAGACGCGCGCAGCGAGCCGGGCGACGATTTTTGCACGCTATGGCATCTGTTCGACTTAATGCCAGACGGCGCAACTGGTTTCAGCCCGAAGTTCAATTATTAG
- a CDS encoding amidohydrolase family protein: protein MAMPTDIGIIDTMIGFPADDFKMYDFIRKQLKDPSAKFDFPVEYMFKNVPKELYGSKDPIGATLHEMDRFGIEIGLIGVGGEVSAGALKDYPDRFVPIGNVDPNRGMDGIRDMVRQHEKYGVRAFGAFNAGYNPQVGISDPLMYPIYAKCVELGVPIFACAGVPGPRFPMWPQEVRLIDQVMYDFPELVFVTRHGCEPWEDLAVKLMLKWPNLYYSTSAFAPKHYPEAIVRYANTRGTDKIIYAGYFPMGLSLERIMTDMKSVPFNDQVWPKFLRNNARKVLKLGS from the coding sequence ATGGCGATGCCCACCGACATCGGGATCATCGATACTATGATCGGCTTCCCGGCTGACGACTTCAAAATGTATGACTTCATCCGGAAGCAGTTGAAAGATCCGTCGGCGAAATTCGATTTTCCGGTCGAGTACATGTTCAAGAACGTGCCGAAAGAACTGTACGGCTCCAAGGATCCCATCGGCGCGACGCTGCATGAGATGGATCGCTTCGGCATCGAGATCGGCCTTATCGGCGTGGGCGGCGAAGTATCGGCCGGGGCACTCAAGGATTACCCGGACAGGTTCGTTCCGATCGGCAACGTCGATCCGAATCGCGGCATGGACGGAATCCGCGACATGGTCCGGCAGCACGAAAAATACGGCGTGCGGGCCTTCGGCGCGTTCAACGCCGGCTACAATCCGCAAGTAGGTATTTCCGATCCGCTGATGTATCCGATCTACGCCAAGTGCGTGGAGCTGGGTGTGCCGATCTTCGCCTGCGCGGGAGTGCCGGGGCCGCGATTCCCAATGTGGCCGCAGGAAGTGCGCTTGATCGACCAGGTTATGTACGACTTCCCTGAACTCGTCTTCGTCACGCGCCATGGATGCGAGCCGTGGGAAGACCTCGCGGTCAAGCTGATGCTGAAGTGGCCGAATCTTTACTACTCAACCTCCGCGTTCGCGCCCAAGCATTATCCCGAAGCGATCGTCCGCTACGCGAACACGCGTGGCACCGACAAAATCATCTATGCCGGTTACTTTCCGATGGGTCTCTCGCTCGAACGAATCATGACCGACATGAAATCGGTGCCATTCAACGACCAGGTCTGGCCAAAGTTCCTGCGCAACAACGCCCGTAAAGTCCTGAAGCTCGGATCTTGA
- a CDS encoding amidohydrolase family protein, which translates to MSQEPYILITADTHAGGSHASYREYLDPEWRERFDDWRGGYKNPSQEHYGSKKMRNWDYGIRNKDQDSQGVVGEVVFPNTVPPFYRKSIVTAHPPKPEDYQQCQAGIRAHNRWLKDFCAEDPVRRAGIGLILPNDFDEAIKDIEFIAKSGLRGGVLLPLIPPDAHWLKPLYDPAWDRVFAAIQDHGLVLNQHTGQGLPNYGEGVVAESIWIQDVAYYGQAGYRHLLMAGVFEKFPKLKHILTESGCYWVPAILKQMDRAYYAIKSGALGEMNYKGMESPLKEPPSEYAKRSCYYGASFPSKADLAGIEEIGEDHVLWGNDYPHYEGTFPYNLQSLRLTFGAMTDSRRRKLLGLNAAKLYNFDLDKLKERAAKIGPTPAQVETPLPREEIPRDSACYLFREALQEAS; encoded by the coding sequence ATGTCTCAAGAGCCTTACATCCTGATTACTGCGGACACGCATGCGGGCGGGAGCCATGCGAGCTATCGCGAATATCTCGATCCGGAATGGCGCGAGCGGTTCGACGATTGGCGCGGCGGTTATAAGAACCCTTCGCAGGAGCACTACGGCTCCAAGAAGATGCGCAATTGGGACTACGGCATTCGCAACAAGGATCAGGACAGTCAGGGCGTAGTCGGCGAAGTGGTATTTCCCAACACCGTCCCGCCGTTCTATCGCAAAAGTATCGTCACGGCGCATCCGCCAAAGCCCGAAGATTATCAGCAGTGCCAGGCAGGTATCCGTGCGCACAACCGGTGGCTCAAGGATTTCTGCGCCGAGGATCCTGTACGCCGCGCCGGGATCGGACTTATCCTGCCCAATGACTTCGACGAAGCGATCAAGGATATCGAGTTCATCGCGAAGTCGGGATTACGTGGCGGCGTGCTGCTGCCGCTTATTCCGCCTGACGCGCACTGGCTGAAGCCGCTTTATGATCCTGCGTGGGATCGAGTGTTCGCGGCAATCCAGGATCATGGCCTCGTGCTGAATCAGCATACGGGACAAGGCCTGCCGAACTACGGCGAGGGCGTCGTCGCCGAATCGATTTGGATCCAGGATGTCGCCTACTACGGTCAGGCCGGCTATCGGCATCTGCTGATGGCCGGAGTATTCGAGAAGTTTCCGAAACTGAAGCATATACTGACTGAGTCAGGATGTTACTGGGTGCCGGCGATCCTCAAGCAGATGGACCGCGCGTATTACGCCATCAAGTCGGGCGCGCTCGGCGAAATGAACTACAAGGGAATGGAGTCGCCGCTCAAGGAACCGCCAAGTGAGTATGCGAAACGCAGTTGCTATTACGGCGCGAGCTTCCCGAGTAAAGCCGACCTCGCCGGAATCGAAGAGATCGGCGAAGACCATGTGCTGTGGGGCAATGACTATCCACATTACGAAGGAACCTTCCCTTACAATCTGCAATCGTTGCGACTCACCTTCGGCGCCATGACCGATTCGCGCCGCCGCAAACTACTGGGCCTGAACGCGGCGAAGCTCTACAATTTCGATCTGGACAAACTCAAGGAACGCGCTGCGAAGATCGGGCCGACTCCTGCGCAGGTCGAGACCCCGCTGCCGCGCGAGGAAATCCCCCGCGATAGTGCCTGTTATCTCTTTCGCGAAGCGCTGCAGGAGGCGTCCTGA
- a CDS encoding TetR/AcrR family transcriptional regulator codes for MAQHLVKPTQKEVSSPARGRGRPRSDAADRAIRQAALQVFIERGIDAASIEQIADYAGVARTTLYRRWSSKEDLIAQAIASARGEGERQAANRARSRKSPGPLIDALADLVTRPEYRRLAARLIGSVPSCPKLMATYWTNYLLPRRSAMALLIEEARHQGIVRKDCDPEILLDVISGAVIHHLLVRPGNRTRSEMRTYLNQVLRQFYPAER; via the coding sequence GTGGCTCAACACTTAGTCAAACCCACACAAAAGGAAGTGAGTTCGCCTGCAAGAGGACGCGGGCGGCCGCGTAGCGACGCTGCTGATCGAGCGATTCGCCAAGCCGCGCTCCAGGTCTTCATCGAGCGCGGGATAGATGCGGCAAGTATCGAACAAATCGCCGACTACGCGGGTGTTGCGCGAACAACGCTGTATCGCCGCTGGTCATCGAAAGAAGATCTCATTGCCCAGGCAATCGCCTCCGCGCGCGGCGAAGGAGAACGCCAGGCAGCGAATCGAGCCAGGTCGCGCAAATCACCTGGGCCCCTGATCGATGCGCTCGCGGATCTCGTCACGCGCCCGGAATACAGAAGACTGGCGGCTCGACTGATCGGCTCTGTTCCGAGTTGCCCGAAGCTGATGGCGACCTATTGGACCAACTATTTGTTGCCACGGCGTTCGGCAATGGCGCTATTGATCGAGGAGGCGCGCCACCAGGGTATCGTGCGAAAGGATTGCGACCCGGAGATACTGCTGGATGTAATTAGCGGCGCGGTTATACATCATTTGCTAGTCAGACCGGGGAACAGGACGCGCAGCGAAATGCGCACATACCTTAACCAGGTGTTGCGCCAGTTTTATCCTGCGGAGCGATGA
- a CDS encoding glucose 1-dehydrogenase — protein sequence MRKLENKVSVVTGAASGIGEATAKLFAAEGATVVVVDIDEINGRRVANEIGTTALFYKANVGDSAEVEEMIRFTLEKFGRIDILHNNVATAGAVAPIGDMPLEAWQRAITISLSGVFYGMRFALPHMVAQGGGVIVNTASVSGLAADFLLGAYNAAKAGVINLTRTAAIEYARKNIRVNAVCPGSVATPPLVRALGDEGRKLLEDHHPIGRLGHPDEIARVVLFLASDDSSFMTGSIVVADGGISAHTGFFGHPL from the coding sequence ATGCGCAAGCTCGAGAACAAGGTGAGCGTAGTAACCGGCGCGGCATCGGGAATTGGCGAAGCTACGGCCAAACTGTTTGCCGCCGAAGGCGCCACCGTCGTCGTCGTCGATATCGATGAGATCAATGGCCGTCGGGTCGCAAACGAGATTGGAACCACGGCGCTTTTTTACAAGGCCAACGTCGGCGATTCGGCCGAGGTTGAAGAAATGATCAGATTTACGCTCGAGAAATTCGGCCGCATCGACATCCTGCACAACAACGTCGCGACTGCCGGCGCCGTTGCCCCCATCGGCGACATGCCGCTCGAGGCCTGGCAGCGCGCGATTACTATTTCTCTCTCAGGAGTTTTCTATGGGATGCGGTTCGCCTTGCCGCACATGGTGGCGCAGGGCGGCGGAGTGATCGTCAATACCGCGTCGGTCTCCGGCCTCGCAGCGGACTTCTTGTTGGGCGCGTATAATGCAGCGAAAGCCGGTGTCATAAATCTCACTCGCACCGCAGCAATTGAGTATGCTCGCAAGAATATTCGCGTAAATGCCGTCTGTCCGGGCAGCGTCGCGACACCGCCGCTGGTCCGGGCGCTGGGAGACGAAGGACGAAAACTACTAGAAGACCATCATCCGATTGGCCGGCTTGGCCACCCGGATGAGATCGCTCGCGTGGTGCTGTTTCTCGCCAGCGACGATTCATCTTTCATGACGGGAAGCATAGTAGTCGCGGACGGCGGTATCAGCGCCCACACAGGATTCTTTGGGCATCCCCTCTAG
- a CDS encoding FAD-dependent oxidoreductase, whose translation MPNIERYENLVIGSGGAGKLTAWSLGAAGRQTALVERGALGGACPNVACLPSKNIIYSARVISLAKRGAEFGLETEGLHVNMAAVQHRKRLMVEGLHQMHVDRTKASGAELIMGSARFIAPRTVEIDLNSGGKRTIAGDRVFLDLGTRAAIPPVQGLAQAKPMTHVEALNLERLPEHLIVMGGGYVGLELAQAIRRIGAKVTVIEAGPQLAGHEDADVGAELNDLFTSEGIEVVLGTEVRKVEGRSGERVKIETTDGPGQRTIEGTDILVATGRLANTEGIGLDLAGIELGEHGFIKVNDRLETTSEKTWAMGDCAGSPMFTHVSENDFGIVYGNLNGADRSTRNRLIPFCMFTDPELARVGRNENEARRDGIEYRVAKMPMANILRTRTISEPRGFIKMLIAKNSDEILGFTAFGFEASELMVAVQTAMAGRLPFTILRDAIFTHPTMSEGLNFLLADVPSKEMPK comes from the coding sequence ATGCCGAATATTGAAAGGTATGAGAATCTCGTCATCGGTAGCGGGGGAGCGGGCAAGCTCACCGCCTGGTCATTGGGTGCGGCTGGACGCCAAACCGCGCTCGTCGAGCGCGGCGCGCTCGGCGGCGCATGCCCGAACGTCGCATGTCTTCCGAGCAAGAACATCATCTATTCCGCGCGCGTCATCTCGCTCGCCAAACGCGGCGCCGAATTCGGACTCGAGACCGAGGGCCTGCACGTCAATATGGCGGCCGTCCAGCATCGCAAGCGCCTGATGGTCGAGGGGCTCCACCAGATGCATGTCGATCGCACCAAGGCGAGCGGCGCTGAGCTCATCATGGGCAGTGCGCGTTTCATCGCACCGCGCACCGTCGAGATCGATCTCAATAGCGGCGGCAAGCGGACCATCGCCGGCGATCGCGTCTTCCTCGACCTCGGCACGCGTGCCGCCATTCCGCCCGTCCAGGGACTGGCGCAGGCGAAGCCGATGACTCACGTCGAAGCGCTCAACCTCGAGCGCCTGCCTGAGCATCTCATCGTGATGGGCGGCGGCTACGTCGGGCTCGAACTGGCGCAGGCGATTCGCCGCATCGGAGCGAAGGTCACCGTGATCGAAGCGGGCCCGCAGCTCGCGGGTCATGAGGATGCCGACGTGGGCGCGGAGCTGAATGATCTCTTCACCAGCGAGGGAATTGAAGTAGTGCTCGGCACTGAAGTTCGCAAGGTCGAGGGACGCTCCGGCGAGCGCGTAAAGATCGAAACGACCGACGGACCCGGCCAGCGCACGATCGAAGGCACCGACATCCTGGTCGCGACCGGACGTCTCGCCAACACCGAAGGAATCGGGCTCGACCTCGCCGGAATTGAACTGGGCGAGCACGGCTTTATCAAGGTCAACGATCGCCTCGAGACCACCAGCGAGAAAACCTGGGCGATGGGCGACTGCGCGGGTAGTCCAATGTTCACGCACGTGTCGGAAAACGATTTCGGCATCGTTTACGGCAATCTGAACGGCGCCGATCGATCCACCAGGAATCGGCTCATCCCGTTCTGCATGTTCACCGACCCCGAGCTCGCGCGCGTCGGCCGCAACGAGAATGAAGCGCGCCGCGACGGAATCGAATATCGCGTGGCGAAAATGCCGATGGCCAACATCCTGCGCACGCGAACGATCTCAGAACCGCGCGGCTTCATTAAAATGCTGATCGCGAAGAACAGCGACGAGATTCTCGGCTTCACGGCCTTCGGCTTCGAAGCAAGCGAATTGATGGTCGCGGTGCAGACAGCGATGGCCGGTCGTTTGCCGTTCACCATCTTGCGCGACGCGATCTTCACGCATCCCACGATGTCCGAAGGCCTGAATTTCCTTCTGGCTGATGTTCCTTCTAAGGAAATGCCCAAGTGA